The genomic interval ATCAGCTGAAAACCTATTGTATCTTCATTTAGCAGCCAATTATGCACTTGGCCAGGCCTAACAAAGAAAACCTGATAATCATCAACGGTGTATTTTGTGAAATCGACATTATGAATTCCCGATCCTTTTTCTACAAAAAACACGAGGTAAAAATCGTGTTTATGAGGCTGTTCAAAAGCATTTCTTCCCTTTACGCTATGGCGAAATAAGGTAATACCTAAAGTTTCTTCTCCAAGTATATTGCCAACAGATAAAACAGGAATTGAATCTTTATTCAAAGAATTTGCTTTTGATTGTTCTTTTCAAAAATACAAAAAAGAGGCTAAGTTATTAAGATGCGAAGATTCTAAGTTTTTTTATTTTGTCTTTAATCTCAGCATCTATTTTTACTTTCTAGATGTTGAAATATTGTGATTAGATACCAAAAAAACTCAGAATCTCAGAATCATAGAGTCTTAGAATCTTATTTCAAAGAAGCCATATCAATTACAAAACGATATTTGATATCTCCTTTTAATAATCTTTCGTAAGCGTCATTTACTTCGTTTACGCCAATCAATTCGATATCAGCTGTAATATTATGTTCTGCACAGAAATCAAGCATTTCTTGAGTTTCTGCGATTCCACCGATTAGAGAACCCGAAAAACTTCTTCTTCCTAAAATCAAACTGAAAGACGTTACAGGAAGCGGATCCATTGGAGCTCCAACAAGAGTAAGTGTTCCGTCAACTTTTAGTAAATTTAAGTAAGCATCGATATTATGTTCTGCAGAAACGCAGTCTAAAATAAAGTTTAAACTTCTAGCATGTTCTGCCATTTGCGCTTCGTCTGTAGACAATACAACTTCATCTGCTCCAAGACGTTTTGCATCTTCTGTTTTAGATAAATTAGTTGTAAAAACCACAACATGAGCGCCCATAGCTTTTGCTATTTTGATTCCCATGTGACCTAAACCTCCAATTCCTACGATTCCAACTTTTTGACCAGGACCAACTTTCCAATGTTTTAATGGCGAATAAGTTGTAATTCCTGCGCACAATAATGGAGCAACTCCTGCAAGATCTAATTTATCTGAAATGTGCAATACAAAGCTTTCATCAACTACAATACTTTGAGAATAACCTCCAAAAGTTTGTCCGCCTAAATGCTTGTCAGGCGAATTAAAGGTCTGGATATTTCCTTCATCACAAAATTGCTCTAAATCATTTTTACAATGTTCACATTCTCTGCAAGAATCAACCAAACAGCCAACTCCAGCTAATTCGCCAACTTTAAAATTTTTTACATGATCGCCGACTTTTACAATACGTCCAACAATTTCATGTCCAGGAACTATCGGATAAATAGTACCATGCCATTCATTTCTAACCGAATGTAAATCTGAATGACAGATTCCGCAATATAAAATCTCAATTTCCACATCATGCGCCTGAACTGCTCTACGCTTAATATCTAATGTTTGTAAAGGCGCGTCAGCCGCTTCTGTACCAAATGCTTTTATGTTTTTTGTTTCCATTTTTTATAGTTTGTTTTTTGTTTCAAGTTTCAAGTTTCAGGTTTAAATAACTGATTTACTTACCTGCTTGTTTTTCTAAATGTGCTGGATAACGAGATCCTTCAATTTTAATTTGTGCTAATGCCGTTTCAATTGCCGCAATTTTTTCTGTTGAAAGTTCTAGATTAATTGCTCCCAAATTTTCCTCTAAACGATGCAATTTTGTAGTTCCCGGAATTGGTACAATCCAAGGTTTTTGCGCTAAATTCCAAGCCAAAGCAATTTGTGCATTAGTTACGCCTCTTTCTAAAGCTATTTTCCCTAAAAGATCTACAAAAGCTTGATTTGTTTTTCTCGCTTCGGGAGCAAAACGAGGCAATGAATTTCTAAAATCTGAGCTATCAAATTGCGTGTTTTCGTCAATTTTTGCTGTTAGAAAACCTCTTCCTAACGGACTAAAAGGCACAAATCCGATTCCTAGTTCTTCTAAAACTGGAAAAATTTCTTCTTCTGGAGTTCTCCACCAAAGTGAATATTCGCTTTGAAGCGCCGTAACAGGTTGAACAGCATGCGCTTTTCGAATGTTTTCAACGCCAGCTTCTGAAAGTCCAAAATGTTTTACTTTACCTTCTTGAATTAAATCTTTAATTGTTCCCGCAACATCTTCAATCGGAACATTTGGATCAACACGATGCTGGTAATACAAATCGATAACATCTGTATTCAATCTTTTTAATGAACCTTCAATGCTTTTTCTAATCCATTCAGGACGACTATCTAGTCCTTTTTTAGAATCACCTTCTAAAAAACCGAATTTCGTTGCAATTACAATTTTATCGCGAAATGGAGCTAAGGCTTCTCCTAAAAGTTCTTCGTTCAAAAATGGACCGTAACATTCTGCTGTATCAAAAAAAGTTATTCCTTTTTCATAAGCAGAACGAATTAAATCAATCATTTCTTTTTTATCATGAGCTGGACCATAACCAAAACTCATTCCCATGCAGCCAAGTCCCAATGCAGAGACTTCAAGACCGCTATTTCCTAAAATGCGTTTTTTCATTTTTATTTTTGTTTTAGGGTTGTTTTTTTGTTTCAGGTTTCAGGTTTCAAGTTTCAGATTTAACCGCAAAGTGCGCAAAGATTTGCCAGTACTAAAAACTTAGAGCCTTAGTATCTCAGAAACTTAGCATCTTTAAAGACTGCTTAAAAGAAAATATTCTCCATCAGTTACTTTTTCTAACCAAGTTCCATGACCTTTATCTACTTCTGTGATAATGGCAACATAAGAGAATTTATCAAATGGAGTTGCTCCGTACCAATGTTCTACACCCGGTAAAATTGTAACTACCTCATCTTTTTGAAGCTTTCTAACGGCTTTTCCTCTTTCTTGGTAATATCCAGTTCCTCCTTTTGCAATCAGCATTTGCAGACCTACGTTGCTATGCCAATTACTTCTTGCGCAAGGCTCAAAAGTAACTTCCTTAATAACAGTGTTTTCTGGATGAATATCAC from Flavobacterium sp. YJ01 carries:
- a CDS encoding NAD(P)-dependent alcohol dehydrogenase, translating into METKNIKAFGTEAADAPLQTLDIKRRAVQAHDVEIEILYCGICHSDLHSVRNEWHGTIYPIVPGHEIVGRIVKVGDHVKNFKVGELAGVGCLVDSCRECEHCKNDLEQFCDEGNIQTFNSPDKHLGGQTFGGYSQSIVVDESFVLHISDKLDLAGVAPLLCAGITTYSPLKHWKVGPGQKVGIVGIGGLGHMGIKIAKAMGAHVVVFTTNLSKTEDAKRLGADEVVLSTDEAQMAEHARSLNFILDCVSAEHNIDAYLNLLKVDGTLTLVGAPMDPLPVTSFSLILGRRSFSGSLIGGIAETQEMLDFCAEHNITADIELIGVNEVNDAYERLLKGDIKYRFVIDMASLK
- a CDS encoding aldo/keto reductase, translating into MKKRILGNSGLEVSALGLGCMGMSFGYGPAHDKKEMIDLIRSAYEKGITFFDTAECYGPFLNEELLGEALAPFRDKIVIATKFGFLEGDSKKGLDSRPEWIRKSIEGSLKRLNTDVIDLYYQHRVDPNVPIEDVAGTIKDLIQEGKVKHFGLSEAGVENIRKAHAVQPVTALQSEYSLWWRTPEEEIFPVLEELGIGFVPFSPLGRGFLTAKIDENTQFDSSDFRNSLPRFAPEARKTNQAFVDLLGKIALERGVTNAQIALAWNLAQKPWIVPIPGTTKLHRLEENLGAINLELSTEKIAAIETALAQIKIEGSRYPAHLEKQAGK
- a CDS encoding cupin domain-containing protein, translating into MSTNYSTVIEEGKVPNTYMTGDVSYKKQTSDIHPENTVIKEVTFEPCARSNWHSNVGLQMLIAKGGTGYYQERGKAVRKLQKDEVVTILPGVEHWYGATPFDKFSYVAIITEVDKGHGTWLEKVTDGEYFLLSSL